Proteins encoded by one window of Cyanobium sp. NS01:
- a CDS encoding pitrilysin family protein yields MSSWTCLSLAGGLPLLLQQRPGVGLVAARLWIRGGSSRDPVGGRGAMQLLAGVMTRGCGALTAEQLADLVEGRGAALRCEAHEDALVISLKCASDDASELLPLLLAMAREPGLAPEQVQLERQLNLQSLQRQREDPFQLAHDGLRELLYANGPYGHDPLGVEVELEQLTAAALAPLVDDLGRQGALLAVCGDLPAAADLQGQLNRQLGLTPWQTALPVPQPTAAAGTGVAPVLLCQDTEQVVVMLGAATVPLGHPDALALRLLQAHFGLGMSSRLFVVMREERGLAYDVGVHLPARCGPSPFVWHCSSSTERAGEAMAALLEEWQRQLETPLSTAELSLARAKFRGQDAMGRQTCGQIADRHALVMGHGLGDGYVARSLLAAEQLSADDLLAAARRHLAEPRLSLCGAATAVAAAEAVWSSWSSRAALPPATSGSR; encoded by the coding sequence ATGAGCAGCTGGACCTGCCTGTCGCTCGCCGGCGGCCTTCCCCTGCTGCTGCAGCAACGACCGGGCGTGGGTCTGGTGGCAGCCCGGCTCTGGATCCGGGGCGGCAGCAGCCGCGATCCCGTTGGCGGCCGGGGCGCCATGCAGCTCCTGGCTGGGGTGATGACCCGTGGCTGCGGAGCTCTCACGGCCGAACAGCTCGCCGACCTGGTGGAGGGCCGCGGCGCCGCCCTGCGCTGTGAGGCCCATGAGGACGCCCTGGTGATCAGCCTCAAGTGCGCCAGTGACGATGCCTCGGAACTGCTGCCGCTGCTGCTGGCGATGGCACGCGAGCCCGGCCTTGCCCCGGAGCAGGTGCAGCTGGAACGGCAACTCAACCTGCAGAGCCTGCAACGCCAGCGGGAGGACCCCTTCCAGCTCGCCCATGACGGGCTGCGGGAGCTCCTCTACGCCAACGGCCCCTACGGCCACGATCCGCTCGGGGTGGAAGTCGAGCTGGAGCAACTCACGGCCGCCGCCCTGGCCCCCCTGGTGGACGACCTCGGCCGCCAGGGAGCCCTGCTGGCCGTCTGCGGCGACCTGCCGGCGGCGGCCGATCTGCAGGGCCAGCTCAACCGCCAGCTGGGCCTGACACCGTGGCAGACAGCCCTGCCCGTGCCCCAGCCGACGGCGGCGGCGGGGACAGGAGTGGCTCCCGTGCTGCTGTGCCAGGACACCGAGCAGGTGGTGGTGATGCTCGGGGCGGCGACTGTGCCTCTGGGCCACCCGGACGCCCTGGCCCTGCGCCTGCTGCAGGCCCACTTCGGCCTCGGCATGTCGAGTCGACTGTTCGTGGTGATGCGGGAGGAACGGGGCCTGGCCTACGACGTGGGCGTGCACCTGCCGGCCCGCTGCGGCCCGAGCCCCTTCGTGTGGCACTGCTCCAGCTCCACTGAGCGGGCTGGGGAAGCGATGGCCGCGTTGCTGGAGGAGTGGCAGCGCCAGCTGGAAACGCCCCTCAGTACCGCGGAACTCAGCCTGGCCAGGGCCAAGTTCCGGGGGCAGGACGCCATGGGCCGCCAGACCTGCGGCCAGATCGCCGATCGTCACGCGCTGGTGATGGGCCATGGCCTGGGCGACGGCTACGTCGCCCGCTCCCTGCTGGCGGCAGAGCAGCTCAGCGCCGATGACCTGCTGGCTGCCGCGCGGCGCCATCTGGCTGAGCCCCGCCTCAGCCTGTGTGGTGCGGCAACGGCGGTGGCGGCGGCCGAGGCCGTGTGGAGCTCCTGGAGCAGCAGGGCAGCGCTGCCGCCGGCGACTTCAGGGAGTCGTTAA
- the rpsB gene encoding 30S ribosomal protein S2, producing MAVVTLSEMMEAGAHFGHQTRRWNPKMSRYIYCARNGVHIIDLVQTAVCMNNAYKWVRSAARSGKRFLFVGTKKQASEVIALEASRCGAAYVNQRWLGGMLTNWTTMRARIERLKDLERMEASGAIAMRPKKEGAVLRRELDRLQKYLGGLKSMRRLPDVVVLVDQRRETNAVLEARKLDIPLVSMLDTNCDPDLCDVPIPCNDDAVRSVQLVLGRLADAINEGRHGGEQGQNDEA from the coding sequence ATGGCTGTTGTCACTCTCTCCGAAATGATGGAGGCTGGCGCCCACTTTGGGCACCAGACCCGTCGCTGGAATCCCAAGATGTCGCGCTACATCTACTGCGCGCGCAATGGGGTTCATATCATCGATCTTGTGCAGACTGCTGTCTGCATGAATAACGCCTACAAGTGGGTCCGCAGTGCGGCTCGCAGTGGCAAGCGTTTCCTGTTCGTGGGCACCAAGAAGCAGGCCTCCGAAGTGATCGCCCTGGAGGCCAGCCGTTGCGGCGCCGCCTATGTGAACCAGCGCTGGCTGGGCGGCATGCTCACCAACTGGACCACGATGCGGGCCCGGATCGAGCGCCTCAAGGATCTGGAGCGCATGGAGGCCTCAGGCGCGATCGCCATGCGTCCCAAGAAGGAAGGGGCTGTGCTGCGCCGCGAGCTCGACCGCCTGCAGAAATACCTGGGTGGCCTGAAGAGCATGCGGCGCCTGCCCGATGTGGTGGTGCTGGTGGATCAGCGCCGTGAAACCAACGCCGTGCTCGAGGCCCGCAAGCTCGATATCCCCCTGGTGTCGATGCTCGACACCAACTGCGACCCCGATCTCTGCGACGTGCCGATCCCCTGCAACGACGACGCCGTGCGTTCGGTGCAACTGGTGCTGGGCCGGCTGGCTGATGCCATCAACGAAGGCCGCCACGGCGGCGAGCAGGGTCAGAACGACGAGGCCTGA
- a CDS encoding ferritin-like domain-containing protein, whose protein sequence is MPVTYPRKLSNNLSARDVMAQVVQKRELQVLFLNGYRFNEQRSCLELTSLIELLDGEPAELVRDLSHHVNDEARHAAWLTDLLFEMDVPIGNPPTSSYIDELNRLLDSSASDGRKDEGVVAALASINATEKRGCQTFSAHIHALKSAPASEENTRIRETLEKILPEEAGHVRWGNRWLNAIASRSPADRARVDEAKHRYSLIEHAAYAAGMDITAGAELRRLSNLVEIAGTIPAWQRPAYLLERLPQTLLAPDLQKSRFLAAKRVWEQEPEQFFDRFVPMFLSGLQNLRPSASKAG, encoded by the coding sequence ATGCCTGTCACCTATCCCCGGAAGCTCTCGAACAATCTCAGCGCCCGGGACGTGATGGCTCAGGTGGTGCAGAAGCGCGAACTTCAGGTGCTGTTTCTGAATGGCTACCGCTTCAACGAACAGCGCTCCTGCCTGGAGCTCACCAGCCTGATCGAGCTGCTTGACGGTGAGCCGGCCGAACTGGTGCGCGATCTCTCCCACCACGTCAACGATGAGGCCCGCCACGCGGCCTGGCTCACCGACCTGCTCTTCGAGATGGATGTGCCGATCGGCAATCCACCCACGTCCTCCTACATCGATGAACTGAACCGGCTGCTGGACAGCTCCGCATCGGACGGGCGCAAGGACGAGGGCGTCGTGGCTGCCCTGGCCTCCATCAATGCCACGGAAAAGCGCGGCTGCCAGACCTTCTCGGCCCACATTCACGCCCTGAAGAGCGCCCCGGCCAGCGAGGAGAACACCAGGATCCGGGAAACCCTGGAGAAAATCCTGCCGGAAGAAGCCGGCCACGTGCGCTGGGGCAACCGCTGGCTCAACGCCATTGCCAGCCGCAGCCCCGCCGATCGGGCCAGGGTGGATGAGGCCAAGCACCGCTATTCCCTGATTGAGCACGCCGCCTACGCCGCCGGCATGGACATCACCGCAGGTGCCGAACTGCGGCGCCTCTCCAACCTGGTGGAGATCGCCGGCACCATCCCTGCCTGGCAACGGCCCGCCTACCTGCTGGAGCGCCTGCCCCAGACCCTGCTGGCTCCTGACCTGCAGAAGTCCCGCTTCCTGGCGGCCAAGCGCGTCTGGGAGCAGGAACCGGAGCAGTTCTTCGATCGCTTCGTGCCGATGTTCCTGAGCGGCCTGCAGAATCTGCGGCCCAGCGCCAGCAAGGCTGGCTGA
- a CDS encoding HlyD family efflux transporter periplasmic adaptor subunit codes for MGGTVLVVLVGWAVAQRLRTASTSMPAQTAGSAERPAAPEAVAALGRLDPSGEVRSLAAPISGIGGSPRITRLLVQEGDAVSAGDLLAVFDTAAPLQAQRRVVEVRIANLRSRLTVQTRDIARYRSLSRQGAIPSGELDTRETTLLELEGQLQEALAERDRLEADLKLTSLRAPISGTVLRLHSRVGERPGEDGVLELGANQRMEALIEVYESDINRVRLGQAVTMTSENGGFEGKLSGEVVRISPQVRQRAVLETDPTGDVDARIVEVRVKLDPDDAQRVRDRTGLKLIARFTP; via the coding sequence GTGGGCGGCACCGTGCTGGTGGTGCTGGTGGGTTGGGCCGTGGCGCAGCGGCTGAGGACCGCGTCCACGTCGATGCCGGCCCAGACCGCTGGCAGCGCTGAGCGGCCCGCCGCCCCGGAGGCGGTCGCGGCCCTGGGCCGTCTCGATCCGAGCGGCGAGGTGCGCAGCCTGGCCGCCCCGATCAGCGGCATCGGCGGCAGTCCTCGCATCACACGTCTTCTGGTGCAGGAGGGCGATGCGGTGAGCGCCGGCGACCTGCTGGCGGTGTTTGACACGGCCGCCCCGCTGCAGGCCCAGCGCCGCGTGGTGGAGGTGCGCATCGCCAATCTGCGCAGCCGCCTCACCGTGCAGACCCGCGACATCGCCCGCTACCGCTCCCTGAGCCGCCAGGGCGCCATTCCGAGCGGTGAACTCGACACCCGCGAAACCACCCTGCTCGAGCTCGAAGGTCAGCTGCAGGAGGCCCTGGCCGAGCGCGATCGCCTTGAGGCCGATCTGAAGCTCACCTCGCTCAGGGCCCCGATCAGCGGCACGGTGCTGCGGCTCCATTCGCGGGTCGGCGAGCGCCCGGGTGAAGACGGCGTGCTCGAACTGGGGGCGAACCAGCGCATGGAGGCCTTGATCGAGGTCTACGAGAGCGACATCAACCGGGTGCGGCTGGGGCAGGCCGTGACCATGACCAGCGAAAACGGCGGCTTCGAGGGCAAGCTCAGCGGCGAGGTGGTGCGGATCAGTCCCCAGGTGCGCCAGAGGGCCGTGCTCGAGACCGATCCCACCGGCGACGTGGACGCCCGCATCGTGGAGGTGCGGGTGAAGCTCGACCCCGATGATGCCCAGCGGGTGCGCGACCGCACGGGCCTCAAGCTGATCGCCCGCTTCACCCCCTGA
- a CDS encoding DevA family ABC transporter ATP-binding protein translates to MARSPSEPLVAVEGLSHWYGEAEMRRRVLQDVTLTIAPGEVVLLTGPSGCGKTTLLTLVGALRKVQEGSVRLFGCELHGAGRSIRQQLRQRIGMIFQGHNLLRCLTAEQNVQMGADLLPGLGYRARRDQAREWLRAVGLGDHLNKLPHDLSGGQKQRVAIARALAAQPQLLLADEPTAALDSQSGREVVGLLRRLAREQGCGVLMVTHDPRILDVADRLLQMEDGRLAEASLELAGAVGP, encoded by the coding sequence ATGGCCCGATCCCCGAGTGAGCCCCTGGTGGCCGTTGAGGGCCTGAGCCATTGGTATGGCGAGGCAGAGATGCGCCGCAGGGTGCTCCAGGACGTGACGCTGACCATCGCGCCAGGGGAGGTGGTGCTGCTCACGGGGCCCTCCGGCTGCGGCAAGACCACCCTGCTCACCCTGGTGGGAGCCCTGCGCAAGGTGCAGGAGGGCTCGGTGCGCCTGTTCGGCTGCGAGCTGCACGGGGCGGGTCGTTCGATCCGTCAGCAGCTGCGCCAACGCATCGGCATGATCTTCCAGGGCCATAACCTGCTGCGCTGCCTCACTGCCGAGCAGAATGTGCAGATGGGGGCAGACCTGCTGCCGGGCCTGGGCTACCGCGCCCGCCGCGATCAGGCGCGCGAGTGGCTGCGGGCGGTGGGCCTGGGCGACCACCTCAACAAGCTGCCCCACGACCTCTCCGGCGGCCAGAAGCAGCGGGTGGCGATCGCCCGGGCCCTGGCCGCCCAGCCCCAGTTGCTGCTGGCCGATGAACCCACCGCCGCCCTCGACAGCCAGAGCGGCCGTGAGGTGGTGGGGCTGCTGCGCCGCCTGGCCCGCGAGCAGGGCTGCGGCGTGCTGATGGTGACCCACGACCCCCGCATTCTCGATGTGGCCGATCGGCTGCTGCAGATGGAGGATGGCCGGCTGGCCGAGGCCTCCCTGGAGCTGGCGGGGGCCGTCGGCCCTTGA
- the devC gene encoding ABC transporter permease DevC has product MLQRLWQARRIPLAWLLLSRQPLRLAVALAGISFAGILMFMQLGFRDGLFDASVTIHKLFDADLVMMSPRTMSSIGMAGFPRRRLIHAMGDPAVQGATPVHWNLLLWRNPVSGNTRSILALGFEPADPLFLDPELAEKARSLTQKGRVLFDERSRPEFGPIAEWFKQGRTVETEVAGTRVRVSGLVTLGPSFGADGNILTSRETFLQLLPGTPPGSIELGLIRLRPGSDIEATRQRLESSLPSDVRLFTKAGFEEFEKTYWRTSTAIGFIFTLGAAMGFVVGCVIVYQILYSDVSDHLPEYATLMAMGYRLPILLGVVAREGLILAVLGYLPAYAAGLGLYALVRNGTNLPVAMNSVRATVVFSMILVMCLGSAALAMRRLGDADPAEIF; this is encoded by the coding sequence ATGTTGCAGCGCCTCTGGCAAGCGCGCCGGATTCCCCTGGCCTGGCTGCTGCTCTCCCGCCAGCCCCTGCGGCTGGCGGTGGCCCTGGCGGGGATCTCCTTCGCGGGGATCCTGATGTTCATGCAGCTGGGTTTCCGCGATGGGCTGTTCGACGCCAGCGTCACGATCCACAAGCTCTTCGACGCCGATCTGGTGATGATGAGTCCCCGCACCATGAGCTCGATCGGCATGGCTGGCTTTCCCCGGCGCCGGTTGATCCATGCCATGGGGGACCCCGCCGTGCAGGGCGCCACCCCCGTGCACTGGAACCTGCTGCTCTGGCGCAACCCCGTGAGCGGCAACACCCGCTCGATCCTGGCCCTGGGCTTCGAGCCGGCCGATCCCCTGTTCCTCGACCCGGAACTCGCTGAGAAGGCCCGCAGCCTCACCCAGAAAGGGCGGGTGCTGTTCGATGAGCGCTCCAGGCCGGAGTTCGGCCCGATCGCCGAGTGGTTCAAGCAGGGCCGCACGGTGGAAACCGAAGTGGCGGGCACCCGGGTGCGGGTGTCGGGGCTGGTGACCCTGGGCCCCTCCTTCGGCGCGGACGGCAACATCCTCACCAGCCGCGAGACCTTCCTGCAGCTGCTGCCGGGCACGCCCCCGGGCAGCATCGAACTGGGCCTGATCCGGCTGCGGCCCGGCAGTGACATCGAGGCGACCCGCCAGCGCCTGGAGAGCAGCCTGCCCAGCGACGTGCGGCTGTTCACCAAGGCGGGCTTCGAGGAGTTCGAGAAGACCTACTGGCGCACCAGCACGGCGATCGGCTTCATCTTCACCCTGGGGGCCGCCATGGGCTTCGTCGTGGGCTGCGTGATTGTGTACCAGATCCTCTATTCCGATGTGAGCGACCACCTGCCTGAGTACGCCACGTTGATGGCCATGGGCTATCGGCTGCCGATTCTGCTGGGGGTGGTGGCGCGGGAGGGCCTGATTCTGGCGGTGCTGGGCTACCTGCCGGCCTATGCCGCCGGCCTGGGCCTCTACGCCCTGGTGCGCAACGGCACCAACCTGCCCGTGGCCATGAACAGCGTTCGGGCCACGGTGGTGTTCAGCATGATCCTGGTGATGTGCCTGGGATCGGCGGCCCTGGCCATGCGCCGCCTCGGTGACGCCGACCCCGCTGAGATCTTCTGA
- a CDS encoding pitrilysin family protein, whose product MPLASTPVLLPGLASPHIHTLPNGARSVLLPLADSPLVCLDFWCRAGSVFEESGESGLAHFLEHMVFKGSARLGPGEFDGRIEALGGSSNAATGFDDVHYHVLIPPEAALEALDLLLDLVLEPALVDEPFQMERQVVLEELAQSEDQPDDVALQRLLRLGCGSHAYGAPILGERQALLAHTPATMASFQKRLYGAERCVLAVAGALESLAPALKSRIGASPLAGLPRRDEPPRRSPMGVVPGTHRLALPRLEAARLLMLWALPPASDLAAVMGADLLTTLLAEGRRSRLVALLREELQLVESIDLDLHVMECGSFALLEAICEPEDLGAVRQAIDAAWLQLQQEAIGEPEWQRALHLVANGYRFSLESPAGVAGTIGNNLLWGRPQDLGLPLEHLHDWTADALQRQLVPLLDPALACVLEAVPA is encoded by the coding sequence TTGCCCCTGGCTTCCACCCCCGTTCTGCTGCCAGGCCTGGCGTCACCGCACATCCACACCCTGCCGAACGGCGCCCGCAGTGTGCTGCTGCCCCTGGCTGACAGTCCCCTGGTGTGCCTCGACTTCTGGTGCCGGGCCGGCAGCGTGTTCGAGGAGTCGGGCGAGAGCGGTCTGGCCCACTTCCTGGAGCACATGGTGTTCAAGGGCAGTGCGCGGCTGGGGCCAGGCGAATTCGATGGGCGGATCGAGGCCCTGGGCGGCAGCAGCAATGCGGCCACGGGCTTCGACGATGTGCATTACCACGTGCTGATCCCCCCGGAGGCCGCCCTTGAGGCCCTGGATCTGCTGCTGGATCTGGTGCTCGAGCCCGCCCTGGTGGACGAGCCCTTTCAGATGGAGCGCCAGGTGGTGCTCGAGGAGCTGGCCCAGAGCGAGGACCAGCCGGACGATGTGGCCCTGCAGCGGCTGCTGCGGCTGGGTTGCGGCAGCCACGCCTACGGGGCGCCGATCCTGGGGGAACGCCAGGCCCTGCTGGCCCACACGCCTGCCACCATGGCGTCCTTCCAGAAGCGCCTGTACGGCGCTGAGCGCTGCGTGCTCGCCGTGGCCGGCGCCCTGGAGAGCCTCGCACCAGCACTGAAGAGCCGCATCGGCGCCAGCCCCCTGGCCGGCCTGCCCCGGCGGGATGAGCCGCCGCGCCGCTCGCCCATGGGCGTGGTGCCGGGCACGCACCGGCTGGCCCTGCCCCGGCTGGAAGCCGCCCGGCTGCTGATGCTCTGGGCCCTGCCTCCCGCCAGCGACCTCGCCGCCGTGATGGGAGCGGATCTGCTCACCACCCTGCTGGCGGAAGGCCGCCGCAGCCGGCTCGTGGCCCTGCTGCGGGAGGAGCTGCAGCTGGTGGAGAGCATCGACCTCGATCTGCACGTGATGGAGTGCGGCAGCTTCGCCCTGCTGGAGGCCATCTGCGAACCCGAGGATCTCGGCGCGGTGCGTCAGGCCATCGACGCAGCCTGGCTGCAGCTGCAGCAGGAGGCGATCGGCGAGCCGGAGTGGCAGCGGGCCCTGCACCTGGTGGCCAACGGCTACCGCTTTTCGCTGGAGTCACCCGCTGGGGTGGCCGGCACCATCGGCAACAACCTGCTCTGGGGGCGGCCCCAGGACCTGGGGCTGCCTCTGGAGCATCTGCACGATTGGACCGCGGACGCCCTGCAGCGACAGCTGGTGCCCCTGCTCGATCCCGCCCTGGCCTGTGTGCTTGAGGCGGTGCCCGCATGA
- the tsf gene encoding translation elongation factor Ts has product MAEISAKLVKDLRDKTGAGMMDCKKALTETKGDADKAIEWLRQKGIASAEKKSGRTAAEGAIGSYIHTGARVGVLVEVNCETDFVARGEIFQELIRNVAMQIAACPSVEYVNTDAIPVQIAEREKQIEMGRDDLAGKKEEMKERIVAGRIGKRLKELALMDQPYIKDNTLSVAELVKQVAGKVGENIQVRRFVRFNLGEGIEVKQMDFAAEVAAMQAS; this is encoded by the coding sequence ATGGCTGAGATTTCAGCAAAGCTGGTCAAAGACCTGCGCGACAAGACCGGCGCCGGCATGATGGATTGCAAGAAGGCGCTCACCGAAACCAAGGGAGATGCCGACAAAGCGATCGAGTGGCTGCGCCAGAAGGGCATCGCCTCCGCCGAGAAAAAATCGGGCCGCACCGCTGCCGAAGGCGCCATCGGCTCCTACATCCACACCGGCGCGCGGGTTGGCGTGCTGGTGGAGGTGAACTGCGAAACCGATTTCGTGGCCCGCGGCGAAATCTTCCAGGAGCTGATCCGCAATGTGGCGATGCAGATCGCAGCCTGCCCATCGGTGGAGTACGTGAACACCGATGCGATTCCAGTTCAGATCGCTGAGCGGGAAAAGCAGATCGAGATGGGCCGCGATGATCTGGCCGGCAAGAAGGAGGAGATGAAGGAAAGGATCGTGGCCGGCCGGATCGGTAAGCGCCTCAAGGAACTGGCCCTGATGGATCAGCCCTACATCAAGGACAACACCCTCAGTGTGGCTGAACTGGTCAAGCAGGTGGCCGGCAAGGTGGGGGAGAACATCCAGGTGCGACGGTTCGTACGCTTCAATCTCGGTGAGGGGATTGAAGTGAAGCAAATGGACTTCGCCGCCGAGGTGGCCGCCATGCAGGCCTCCTGA
- a CDS encoding biotin transporter BioY has translation MRALANWIGAVAGLLLILVGGLIQAAVPLPVGQGQWALTALPITLQVPALLLTAVVCGPRSGLLAALAYLTLGLFQLPVFQGGGGSAYLLDPGFGYLAGFVPAAWLTGRLARQRGMGDLLNLTLASAVGVGVIQVCGALNLLIGALAGRWPGGVLPLLMSFSVGPLLSQLLLCCAVATAAVALRKLLLVPS, from the coding sequence TTGCGGGCCCTGGCGAACTGGATTGGAGCGGTTGCAGGCCTGTTGCTGATCCTGGTGGGGGGCCTGATCCAGGCCGCTGTGCCCCTTCCGGTGGGCCAGGGGCAGTGGGCCCTCACGGCCCTGCCGATCACGCTGCAGGTGCCGGCCCTGCTGCTCACGGCGGTGGTCTGCGGCCCCCGCAGCGGCCTGCTGGCCGCCCTGGCCTACCTCACCCTGGGGCTGTTCCAGCTGCCGGTGTTTCAGGGCGGCGGTGGCAGCGCCTATCTGCTGGATCCGGGCTTCGGCTACCTGGCCGGCTTCGTGCCCGCCGCCTGGCTCACGGGCCGGCTGGCCCGGCAGCGCGGCATGGGCGACCTGCTCAACCTCACCCTGGCCAGCGCGGTGGGAGTGGGCGTGATTCAGGTGTGCGGTGCCCTCAACCTGCTGATCGGTGCGTTGGCCGGGCGCTGGCCCGGCGGCGTGCTGCCGCTGCTGATGAGCTTCTCGGTGGGGCCGCTGCTGAGCCAGCTGCTGCTGTGCTGTGCCGTGGCCACCGCGGCGGTGGCCCTGCGCAAGTTGCTGCTGGTGCCCTCATGA
- a CDS encoding glycosyltransferase family 2 protein, with protein MFLSVVIPTYNRLPILQKCLAALEQQDFPASAGDYEVVVVDDGSTDATVAWIEAEAAALPHVRLLQQSHGGAAAGRNRGVEAARGEVVVFIDSDLVVTPCFLLCHTQALEQAWQRLGHQRCFTYGAVINTSNFNEPTAERHKLRDHSWAYFATGNVAIARELLEQAGLFDTGFQLYGWEDLELGERLRRLGVALIRCPEAVGYHWHPAFRLEQIADLIRVERERARMALVFFRKHPSQRVRMIIQFTWYHRLLWELLTLGGLLNERSLRPVLAWLVRRDRAALALELLRIPLNRLGVRTLQLEARRQGLA; from the coding sequence ATGTTTCTCAGCGTTGTCATCCCGACCTACAACCGCCTGCCGATCCTGCAGAAGTGCCTGGCGGCCCTGGAGCAGCAGGATTTTCCTGCCAGCGCAGGCGACTACGAGGTGGTGGTGGTGGATGACGGCTCCACCGACGCCACCGTGGCCTGGATCGAGGCCGAGGCGGCGGCCCTGCCGCACGTGCGCCTGCTGCAGCAGAGCCATGGCGGTGCGGCCGCGGGCCGCAACCGCGGCGTTGAGGCCGCCCGGGGCGAGGTGGTGGTGTTCATCGACAGCGACCTGGTGGTGACCCCGTGCTTCCTGCTCTGCCACACCCAGGCTCTGGAGCAGGCCTGGCAGCGCCTCGGCCACCAGCGCTGCTTCACCTACGGGGCTGTGATCAACACCTCCAACTTCAACGAGCCCACGGCGGAGCGCCACAAGTTGCGCGATCACTCCTGGGCCTATTTCGCCACCGGCAATGTGGCCATCGCCCGCGAGCTGCTGGAGCAGGCCGGGCTGTTCGACACAGGTTTTCAGCTCTATGGCTGGGAGGATCTGGAGCTGGGCGAACGGCTCCGGCGCCTGGGGGTGGCGCTGATCCGCTGCCCCGAGGCCGTGGGCTACCACTGGCACCCGGCCTTCCGGCTGGAGCAGATCGCCGACCTGATCCGGGTGGAGCGGGAGCGGGCCAGGATGGCCCTGGTGTTCTTCCGCAAGCACCCCAGCCAGCGGGTGCGGATGATCATCCAGTTCACCTGGTATCACCGCCTGCTCTGGGAGCTGCTCACCCTGGGCGGCCTGCTGAATGAGCGCAGCCTCAGGCCGGTGCTGGCCTGGCTGGTGCGCCGCGATCGGGCGGCCCTGGCGCTTGAACTGTTGCGGATTCCTCTCAATCGCCTCGGGGTGCGCACCCTGCAGCTGGAGGCACGGCGCCAGGGCCTGGCCTGA
- a CDS encoding NAD(P)H dehydrogenase assembly family protein has protein sequence MTSTPQPEQQPSQEPQSSLEPVEPAWAIGAAVCLQHTPRYLKTADPMPMLRPPDLVDLNEVGTVVGQRSMGQLAVRFRRGTFLIAAAALVAAPDGQPASP, from the coding sequence ATGACCAGCACCCCCCAGCCAGAGCAGCAGCCGAGCCAGGAGCCCCAGTCGAGCCTGGAACCGGTTGAGCCGGCCTGGGCGATCGGCGCTGCAGTGTGCCTGCAGCACACTCCCCGCTATCTCAAGACTGCGGACCCCATGCCGATGCTGCGCCCCCCCGACCTGGTGGATCTGAATGAGGTGGGCACCGTGGTGGGCCAGCGCTCGATGGGGCAGCTGGCGGTGCGCTTCCGGCGCGGCACATTTCTGATCGCGGCCGCAGCTCTCGTGGCTGCCCCTGATGGCCAGCCCGCGAGCCCCTGA
- a CDS encoding phycocyanobilin:ferredoxin oxidoreductase — MSTVDAGSARSGAQSGGIHPLVDALAARIRASWERMPELAPLAIDPDLEAISGSLDGEKLFIRNELRQCRGLRKLHLETARLGAGLQILHCVLFPDPRFDLPVFGADIVAGPAGVSAAIVDLSPVADALPGAIEAALAARPRRSYAQERELPGWGSIFSPHVRFIRPVGPEEEQAFIDEVGEVLEVLTAALRDTPPQPLDDPATVDRWNGQLRYCKQQKQNDKTRRVLEKAFSPDWADRYIEELLFDDPPAL; from the coding sequence GTGAGCACCGTCGACGCCGGATCTGCCCGCAGCGGCGCCCAGTCCGGGGGCATTCATCCCCTGGTGGATGCCCTGGCCGCGCGCATCCGCGCCAGCTGGGAGCGCATGCCAGAACTGGCCCCCCTGGCCATCGACCCCGACCTCGAGGCCATCAGCGGCAGCCTCGACGGCGAGAAACTGTTCATCCGGAACGAGCTGCGCCAGTGCCGCGGCCTGCGCAAGCTGCACCTCGAGACCGCCCGGCTGGGGGCGGGGCTGCAGATTCTGCACTGCGTGCTCTTCCCCGACCCCCGCTTCGACCTGCCGGTGTTCGGTGCCGACATCGTGGCCGGACCGGCCGGGGTGTCGGCCGCCATCGTGGATCTCTCCCCCGTGGCTGACGCCCTGCCTGGAGCCATCGAGGCGGCCCTCGCGGCTCGCCCCCGGCGCAGCTACGCCCAGGAGCGGGAGCTGCCGGGCTGGGGCTCGATCTTTTCGCCCCATGTGCGCTTCATCCGCCCCGTGGGTCCGGAGGAGGAGCAGGCGTTCATCGACGAGGTGGGCGAGGTGCTGGAGGTGCTCACCGCCGCGCTGCGGGACACCCCGCCTCAGCCCCTGGACGACCCCGCTACCGTCGATCGATGGAACGGCCAGCTCCGGTACTGCAAGCAACAGAAACAAAACGACAAGACACGGCGGGTGCTGGAGAAGGCCTTCAGCCCGGACTGGGCCGACCGCTACATCGAAGAGCTGCTTTTCGACGATCCACCGGCCCTGTGA